A window from Hemitrygon akajei unplaced genomic scaffold, sHemAka1.3 Scf000057, whole genome shotgun sequence encodes these proteins:
- the LOC140721535 gene encoding uncharacterized protein produces MAHQCVHTRGQPFTCTVCGKGFTQSSTLLVHQRVHTGEKPFTCSECGKRFTQSSTLQIHQRVHTGEKPFTCSVCGKGFTQSSSLLSHQRVHTGEKPFTCSDCGKRFTQSSHLLSHQRVHTGERPFTCSVCGKGFTHSSHLLSHQRVHTGEKPFTCSECGKRFTQSSHLLSHQRVHTGEKLFTCSVCGKGFTRLANLQSHQRVHTGEKPFTCLECGKGFTHSSSLLSHQRVHTGEKPFTCSECGKRFTQSSTLQIHQRVHTGEKPFTCSECGKRFTQSSTLQIHQRVHTGERPFSCSECGKRFTQSSHLQNHQRVHTGERPFTCSECGKGFTQSSNLLVHQRVYTGEKPFTCSECGKGFTQSSQLLAHQSVHSGDWPLL; encoded by the coding sequence atggcacaccaatgtgttcacaccagggggcagccattcacctgcacagtctgcgggaagggattcactcagtcatccaccctactggtacatcagcgagttcacactggggagaagccattcacctgctcagaatgtgggaagagattcactcagtcatccaccctacagattcatcagcgagttcacactggggagaagccgttcacttgctcagtctgtgggaagggattcactcagtcatccagcctactgagtcatcagcgagttcacactggggagaagccattcacctgctcagactgtgggaagagattcactcagtcctcccacctactgagtcatcagagagttcacactggggagaggccattcacctgctcagtctgtgggaagggattcactcattcatcccacctactgagtcatcagcgagttcacactggggagaagccgttcacctgctcagaatgtgggaagagattcactcagtcatcccacctactgagtcatcagcgagttcacactggggagaagctgttcacctgctcagtctgtgggaagggattcactcggttagctaacctacagagtcaccagcgagttcacactggggagaagccattcacctgcttagaatgtgggaagggtttcactcattcatccagccttctgagtcatcagcgagttcacactggggagaagccgttcacctgctcagaatgtgggaagagattcactcagtcatccaccctacagattcatcagcgagttcacactggggagaagccgttcacctgctcagaatgtgggaagagattcactcagtcatccaccctacagattcatcagcgagttcacactggggagaggccgttcagctgctcagaatgtgggaagagattcactcagtcatcccacctacagaatcatcagcgagttcacactggggagaggccattcacctgctcagaatgtgggaagggattcactcagtcatccaacctactggtacatcagcgagtttacactggggagaagccattcacatgctcagaatgtgggaaaggattcactcagtcatcacaactactggcacaccagtcagttcacagtggggactggccgttgttatga
- the LOC140721512 gene encoding uncharacterized protein, with protein sequence MAHQRVHTGERPFSCSVCGKRFTQSSHLQSHQRVHTGEKPFICSVCGKGFTRSSTLLVHQRVHTGEKPFTCSECGKRFTDSSTLQKHQRVHTGEKPFTCSECGKGFTQSSHLLEHQSVHTGEKPFTCTECGKRFNQSSNLQRHHRIHTGERPFTCSVCGKRFTNPSTLLSHQRVHTGQKPFTCSECGMGFTDSSTLQRHQRVHTGEKLFICSECGKGFTQSSNLQRHHRVHTGERPFTCSECGKGFTDSSTLQNHQRVHTGEKLFICSVCGKGFTRSSTLLVHQRVHTGEKPFTCSECGKRFTDSSTLQKHQRVHTGEKPFTCSECGKGFTQSSHLLEHQSVHTGEKLFTCSECGKRFAHSSNLHSHQRIHTGEMPFTCSECGKGFTRSSQLLAHQQVHTGKWPFTCSECGKGFTESSTLLVHQRVHTGEKPFTCSECGRRFTQSSNLQRHHRVHIGEKPFTCSECGKRFAHSSNLHSHQRVHTGEKPFTCSVCGKRFTRSANLLRHQQVHTREKPFTCSVGGKGFTQSSQILEHKL encoded by the exons atggcacaccagcgtgttcacactggagagaggccgttcagctgctcagtctgtgggaagagattcactcagtcatcccacctgcaaagtcatcagcgagttcacactggggagaagccgttcatctgctcagtctgtgggaagggattcactcggtcatccaccctactggtacatcagcgagttcacactggggagaaaccgttcacctgttcagaatgtgggaagagattcactgattcttccaccctacagaagcatcagcgagttcacactggggagaagccgttcacctgctcagaatgtgggaagggattcactcagtcatcccacctactggaacaccagtcagttcacactggggagaagccattcacctgcacagaatgtgggaagagattcaatcagtcatccaatctacagagacatcatcgaattcacactggagagcggccattcacctgctcagtctgtgggaagagattcactaatCCATCCACCcttctgagtcatcagcgagttcacactggacagaagccattcacctgctcagagtgtgggatgggattcactgactcttccaccctacagagacatcagcgagttcacactggggagaagctgttcatctgctcagagtgtgggaagggattcactcagtcatccaatctacagagacatcatcgagttcacactggtgagaggccattcacctgctcagagtgtgggaaaggattcactgactcttccaccctacagaatcaccagcgagttcacactggggagaagcttttcatctgctcagtctgtgggaagggattcactcggtcatccaccctactggtacatcagcgagttcacactggagagaaaccgttcacctgctcagaatgtgggaagagattcactgattcatccaccctacagaagcatcagcgagttcacactggggagaagccgttcacctgctcagaatgtgggaagggattcactcagtcatcccacctactggaacaccagtcagttcacactggggagaagctgttcacctgctcagaatgtgggaagagattcgctcactcatccaacctacatagtcatcagcgaattcacactggagagatgccattcacctgctcagagtgtgggaagggattcactcggtcatctcaactactggcacaccagcaagttcacactgggaagtggcctttcacctgctcagaatgtgggaaaggattcactgagtcatccaccttactggtacatcagcgagttcacactggggagaagccattcacctgctcagaatgtgggaggagattcactcagtcatccaatctacagagacatcatcgagttcacattggggagaagccgttcacctgctcagaatgtgggaagagattcgctcactcatccaacctacatagtcatcagcgagttcacactggggagaagccgttcacctgctcagtctgtgggaagagattcactcggtcagccaacctactgagacatcagcaagttcacactagggagaagccgttcacctgctcagtcggtgggaaaggattcactcagtcatcccaaatactggaacacaa gtTATGA